AAGGGCTGGCCGACGGAGCGGGCGTACGGCAACGCGAAGGTCGGCGACTTCGTGGCGTACGCGGAGCGGGTCTCGGGCAAGCCGCTGGCGGACCTCTTCGACACCTGGCTGTACCAGCCGGTGAAGCCGGCCGCGCCGGCCGCGGCGGAGGCGGGCCTCGCGGCGCGGACGGCGGACGCGGGCACGGAGGCGGGCGCGGGCAAGGGCTCGGCGCCGGTCGCGCAGCCGGTGCGGCCGAAGTCCTGGCAGAAGATCGCGGCGACGAACACGGTCCACGACCACGGTCACGAGCGCGCGCGGGGTCACTGAGCCGCCGCCGGCCCGCCGTTCCGCGCCCCCTCGGGGCGGGAGCGGCGGGCCGGCCGCGTCGAGAGCGCTTTCCCCGAGGCCTCCGGACGGAGTCCGGGGGAGGTCGCAACGCGGCGGTCAGCGGTTACGCTCGTGGCCGTCAGTACCGTCAGACCGTCCGAGCCGTCGGCACGGTCGTCCGACGCGTCCGTGGGGAGCTGGTCTTGAGCGAAGCGACGTCCGGGACGCGGCCCACCCTCGAGGCCGTGGCCGCGCGCGCCGGGGTCTCGCGGGCGACGGTGTCCCGGGTGGTCAACGGCGGGGCCGGGGTGCGTGAGGCCCTGGTCCTCAAGGTGCGCAAGGCCGTCGAGGAGCTCGGGTACATCCCCAACCACGCCGCCCGGACCCTGGTCACCCGGCGGAACGGGGCGGTCGCCGTCGTCATCGCCGAGCCCGAGCTGCGGATCTTCTCCGACCCGTTCTTCGAGCGGCAGTTGCGCGGCATCAGTCGCGAACTCGCCTCCCACGACGCCCAGTTGGTGCTCCTGTGGGTGGAGGGCCCGGAAGACCACGAACGGATCGTCCGGTACCTGGGCGGCGGCCACGTCGACGGCGCGCTCGCCTTCTCGCTGCACGACGACGATCCGCTGCCGGGCCTGGTCCGCGGCATCCAGGTGCCGACGGTGTTCGGCGGCCGGCCCGGCTGGACGGCCGGGGCGGACGAGCCGGCGACGCCGTACGTGGACTGCGACAACCGGGGCGGCGCGCGGGACGCCGTACGTCACCTCCGCGCGCTCGGCCGCTCGCGCGTCGCGCACATCGCCGGTCCGGCCGACCAGACCTCCGCGCTCGACCGACTGGCCGGCTACCGGGACGAACTCCCCT
This sequence is a window from Streptomyces sp. HUAS YS2. Protein-coding genes within it:
- a CDS encoding LacI family DNA-binding transcriptional regulator; this translates as MSEATSGTRPTLEAVAARAGVSRATVSRVVNGGAGVREALVLKVRKAVEELGYIPNHAARTLVTRRNGAVAVVIAEPELRIFSDPFFERQLRGISRELASHDAQLVLLWVEGPEDHERIVRYLGGGHVDGALAFSLHDDDPLPGLVRGIQVPTVFGGRPGWTAGADEPATPYVDCDNRGGARDAVRHLRALGRSRVAHIAGPADQTSALDRLAGYRDELPYEETALVAQGAFTEESGARAMTELLDRRPDLDAVFAANDLMASGALRVLRERGLRVPDDVALVGFDDMLPIAEATEPPLTTVRQDVEGMGRLMVRLLMRLLDGGPGVEPVVTPTALVRRASA